The proteins below come from a single Natrinema sp. SYSU A 869 genomic window:
- a CDS encoding metal-dependent hydrolase, protein MAVGTPRVRVRPVLSDDERDLSEIALGSRTIVVAIGSQLPDLIDKPLAWTAGITDAGYSIGHSIFVAPFVCLAAYAVAARRGERVLSGAFALAYLSHPVADMISQLLRGRVVDLRTVLWPIASPPATSHGGFLDHFARYFFRYVHQLLTGGLTVQIVFQSLLGLTVLALWLFDGAPIVANVWRLLRAQRHR, encoded by the coding sequence GTGGCCGTGGGAACACCTCGCGTTCGCGTACGTCCTGTACTCTCTGACGACGAACGTGATCTTTCGGAAATCGCCCTCGGCTCGCGAACGATCGTCGTCGCCATCGGGTCACAGCTACCGGACCTCATCGACAAACCGCTCGCTTGGACGGCCGGTATCACGGACGCCGGCTACTCGATCGGGCACTCGATTTTCGTCGCTCCGTTCGTTTGCCTCGCGGCATACGCGGTGGCCGCCCGGCGAGGGGAACGAGTCCTTTCGGGTGCCTTCGCACTCGCGTATCTCTCACACCCGGTTGCCGACATGATCAGCCAGCTTCTCAGAGGGCGGGTGGTCGACCTCCGAACCGTCCTCTGGCCGATTGCATCGCCGCCAGCGACCTCTCACGGCGGATTTCTCGACCACTTCGCCCGATACTTCTTCCGATACGTGCACCAACTCCTCACCGGCGGGCTGACGGTGCAGATCGTATTCCAGTCCCTGCTGGGCCTCACCGTTCTGGCACTCTGGCTGTTCGACGGTGCGCCGATCGTCGCTAACGTCTGGCGGCTGCTCCGCGCCCAGCGTCATCGGTGA
- a CDS encoding DUF354 domain-containing protein, producing MRVMVTIQHPGHVHFFRNPIAELEAQGHDVHVFARESGVAVRLLEAYDIDHEVLAGESGSLVSLAAVQATYELRLLRRAHRIDPDVITAIGGVAAAHVASMVRTKSLVFYDTEHATLITKLGYPFADVIATPACYRDDIGPKQVTYPGYHELAYLHPERFDPDPTVLKEVGLAPEESFAVVRLSSWDASHDVGHGGFDDPREVVDRLEDAGVRVLLTAEGEPPADLESYQFETSPDRMHDLLAYADVVLSEGATTAAEAAVLGTPAVYVNPLSLGYTTELEEEYGLLFEYNGDTRHARGLEQAVSAVEESDDTWERRRERLLADRIDVTDYVVRQIETLAQARTAGQSTPAANMGY from the coding sequence ATGCGAGTGATGGTAACTATCCAACATCCCGGCCACGTCCACTTCTTCCGGAATCCAATCGCGGAACTGGAAGCGCAAGGACACGACGTCCACGTCTTCGCTCGCGAGAGCGGCGTCGCCGTCCGACTGCTCGAGGCGTACGACATCGACCACGAGGTGTTGGCCGGCGAATCCGGATCGCTGGTCTCTCTGGCAGCAGTTCAGGCAACATACGAGCTTCGACTGCTGCGGCGAGCGCACCGGATCGATCCGGACGTGATTACGGCGATCGGCGGCGTCGCTGCCGCCCACGTCGCGTCGATGGTGCGAACGAAAAGTCTCGTCTTCTACGACACCGAACACGCGACCCTCATCACGAAACTCGGCTATCCGTTCGCAGATGTGATCGCCACGCCGGCGTGTTATCGGGACGATATCGGCCCGAAACAGGTGACGTACCCGGGGTATCACGAACTCGCCTATCTCCACCCCGAGCGATTCGACCCTGATCCGACAGTGCTCAAGGAAGTCGGGCTCGCCCCCGAGGAGTCATTCGCCGTCGTCCGGCTCAGCAGCTGGGACGCCTCCCACGATGTCGGCCACGGCGGCTTCGACGACCCCCGCGAGGTTGTCGACCGACTCGAGGACGCGGGCGTACGGGTTCTACTGACGGCGGAAGGAGAGCCGCCGGCCGACCTCGAGTCGTATCAGTTCGAGACGTCGCCGGACCGGATGCACGATCTGCTCGCATACGCCGACGTCGTCCTGAGCGAAGGGGCGACAACTGCAGCGGAAGCCGCCGTGCTCGGCACACCCGCGGTCTACGTGAACCCGCTTTCGCTCGGCTACACGACGGAACTCGAAGAGGAGTATGGCCTGCTGTTCGAATACAACGGCGATACAAGACACGCGCGCGGGCTCGAGCAGGCCGTCTCAGCCGTCGAGGAATCCGACGACACGTGGGAGCGCCGTCGCGAGCGCCTGCTCGCCGATCGGATCGATGTCACGGACTATGTCGTCCGACAGATCGAGACGCTCGCACAGGCACGCACAGCGGGACAATCGACTCCTGCAGCCAATATGGGCTACTGA
- a CDS encoding glycosyltransferase, with translation MTRVSVIIPTYNRAATLPSAIDSALEQTVDDLEVVVVDDGSTDNTESVLAAYDDPRVRPVVHATNQGANVARNTGLEHARGEYVAFLDSDDEWHPEKLERQFAVLADRSSDWVGAYCDSAYDLSGTSGWLRSAAAAVLARGDDEPTQEGNEELIGEILADNVQPGAGSTLLVRTEVARDAGGFDEELDRFQDPEFCLRVLEHGKLAYVDEVLVRREDTGHPSAAIVANASEQYRSAYEAEIDRFEDQGYEIRSSHELVIAKRYFADGQFLRGAWHFRKAAASPRAYPGVGWVAIAGVRRRPRPVVAMLVVLLIATTLGRRVLSR, from the coding sequence ATGACTCGCGTCAGCGTCATCATCCCGACGTACAACAGAGCGGCGACGCTTCCGAGTGCGATCGACAGCGCGCTCGAACAGACGGTCGACGACCTCGAAGTGGTCGTCGTCGATGACGGCTCGACCGACAACACCGAGTCGGTGCTGGCCGCCTACGATGACCCGCGGGTTCGGCCGGTCGTGCACGCGACCAACCAAGGCGCAAACGTCGCTCGGAACACGGGACTTGAACACGCACGTGGGGAGTACGTCGCCTTCCTCGACTCGGACGACGAGTGGCACCCCGAGAAACTCGAGCGCCAGTTCGCGGTCCTTGCGGATCGCTCGAGCGACTGGGTCGGTGCCTACTGTGATTCGGCGTACGACCTGTCCGGAACGAGCGGCTGGCTCCGCTCGGCCGCCGCAGCCGTCCTTGCTCGAGGGGACGACGAGCCGACGCAGGAAGGGAACGAGGAACTGATTGGCGAGATTCTCGCGGACAACGTCCAACCGGGAGCTGGCTCGACGCTGCTCGTCCGGACCGAAGTCGCCAGAGACGCCGGCGGCTTCGACGAGGAACTCGACCGGTTCCAGGACCCGGAATTCTGCCTGCGTGTGCTCGAACACGGGAAACTCGCCTACGTCGACGAGGTGCTCGTCCGCCGCGAGGATACCGGCCACCCGTCGGCGGCCATCGTTGCGAACGCGAGCGAGCAGTACCGCTCGGCGTACGAGGCCGAGATCGATCGCTTCGAGGACCAGGGGTACGAGATCCGCTCGAGCCACGAACTCGTCATCGCGAAGCGGTACTTCGCGGATGGACAGTTCCTGCGTGGCGCGTGGCACTTCCGCAAGGCCGCAGCGTCGCCGCGGGCGTATCCTGGTGTCGGCTGGGTCGCCATTGCCGGCGTTCGACGGCGGCCGCGTCCAGTCGTCGCGATGCTCGTCGTCCTGCTCATCGCGACGACACTCGGTCGGCGTGTACTTTCCCGGTGA
- a CDS encoding glycosyltransferase, with amino-acid sequence MKVLQLVTSPRPFFDQQVSVLEDRGIDCTVLEVPGEHSGNSGRSAVDYAQLYPKLLSEVRSTSYDLVHANYGLVAPFALAQPTRPVVVTLWGTDLMSQQSWLRSVSRYSARRSDAAIVPSRTMSHELEAEHQLIPFGVDTDLFRPMSRSHAREYIGWETDRPVALFPYDRTRSVKDFSRARRLIEHADVDVELRTVSGVDHEAMPYYMNASDVLLVTSKRESGPMVVKEAAACNLPVVSTDVGFVRETIRGVTNCIVSDHDGALLGGLERAIEDGGRSDGRDSIDGLSVEFLGERLHGLYRRLVDRDEELDYPTGVSHEV; translated from the coding sequence ATGAAGGTACTCCAACTGGTCACGTCGCCGCGGCCGTTTTTCGACCAGCAGGTGTCCGTCCTCGAGGACCGCGGCATCGACTGTACGGTCCTCGAAGTCCCCGGCGAACACAGCGGAAATTCGGGCCGGTCAGCGGTGGATTACGCCCAATTGTACCCGAAACTACTCTCAGAGGTCCGATCGACGTCGTACGACCTGGTACACGCGAACTATGGGCTCGTCGCCCCCTTCGCGCTCGCCCAGCCGACGCGACCGGTCGTCGTGACGCTGTGGGGAACCGATCTCATGAGCCAGCAGTCGTGGCTCCGATCGGTCAGTCGCTACAGTGCCCGCCGGTCGGACGCCGCGATCGTCCCGAGTCGAACCATGTCGCACGAACTCGAGGCCGAGCACCAACTGATTCCGTTCGGCGTCGACACCGATCTGTTTCGACCGATGTCCCGGTCGCACGCGCGCGAGTACATTGGATGGGAGACCGACCGACCGGTCGCACTCTTTCCGTACGACCGGACCCGATCGGTAAAGGACTTTTCGCGTGCTCGCCGGCTCATCGAACACGCAGATGTCGATGTCGAGCTCCGAACGGTCTCCGGCGTCGATCACGAAGCAATGCCCTACTATATGAACGCAAGCGATGTCCTGCTGGTCACGTCGAAACGCGAAAGCGGCCCGATGGTCGTCAAGGAAGCCGCCGCGTGTAACCTGCCGGTCGTCTCGACCGATGTCGGATTCGTTCGGGAGACGATCCGTGGCGTGACGAACTGCATCGTCAGCGACCACGACGGGGCGCTCCTTGGCGGGCTCGAGCGGGCCATCGAAGACGGGGGGCGATCCGACGGTCGAGATTCGATCGACGGACTCTCCGTCGAGTTCCTCGGGGAGCGCCTCCACGGGTTGTACCGTCGACTAGTGGACCGAGACGAAGAACTGGACTATCCGACAGGGGTCAGCCATGAAGTATAG
- a CDS encoding polysaccharide deacetylase family protein, producing the protein MSQKRATRRRFLALSGAAGLTGMAGCADRIKSATEGVNGNSSDETPGGSDGSTPGLTNGVPPLETEFDSREQYRQPGESLDDFSNLDAWTVSRGSGEADTDVVFDGEQSFKLQSDGSKNIVAERSLNGEDLTETDLSVAIRTTTPQSIAVNLRLVDQFGGEKVYSLREIRYRAPDIGWFRTSPGVFQQDEPGPSLDYLDRLEIQVLHSMPEAEVWVDDLRTHETPDQGYVMLSWDDGTLDYYESAAPLHDEYGFPAVQAPVPRWVEQGQDGVMSLSELQERQEAGDQIVVHGTHNPIHELDDEGALDERLKNDKRWFIDNGFEGANYIVHPHNSFDKTSLEQATNYHYCGGFNQAGSVNTTSVYGFDPLALPRTIGHDLEISKQCVDLAAQHNQCTILNFHTFEANNTMPKGDYKTLLEHIDSADVKVITFDDLWKLRAGDH; encoded by the coding sequence ATGTCACAGAAACGCGCAACGCGACGTCGGTTCCTCGCACTGTCGGGTGCGGCCGGACTCACCGGTATGGCCGGCTGTGCGGATCGGATCAAGTCGGCGACCGAGGGAGTCAACGGCAATTCATCGGACGAAACCCCTGGCGGTTCGGACGGCTCGACGCCGGGACTCACGAACGGTGTTCCGCCGCTCGAGACCGAATTCGACAGCCGAGAACAGTACCGCCAGCCGGGCGAATCGCTCGATGACTTCAGTAATCTCGATGCCTGGACCGTCAGTCGTGGATCTGGCGAAGCGGACACGGACGTCGTATTCGACGGTGAACAGAGCTTCAAACTACAGTCGGACGGTAGCAAGAATATCGTCGCGGAGCGGAGCCTCAATGGCGAAGACCTGACGGAGACGGATCTCTCCGTTGCGATCCGGACGACGACGCCCCAGAGCATTGCGGTCAACCTGCGTCTCGTCGACCAGTTCGGCGGTGAGAAGGTGTACTCGCTCCGTGAAATCAGGTACCGCGCGCCCGACATCGGCTGGTTCCGGACGAGTCCTGGCGTCTTCCAACAGGACGAACCCGGACCGTCGCTAGACTATCTCGATCGACTCGAGATTCAGGTGCTCCACTCCATGCCGGAGGCGGAGGTCTGGGTCGACGATCTGCGGACCCACGAGACGCCCGATCAAGGGTACGTCATGCTGAGCTGGGACGATGGGACGCTCGACTACTACGAGTCCGCCGCGCCGCTCCACGACGAGTACGGGTTCCCGGCGGTCCAGGCACCAGTGCCGCGGTGGGTCGAACAGGGACAAGACGGGGTCATGTCGCTCTCGGAACTCCAAGAGCGTCAGGAAGCCGGCGACCAGATCGTCGTCCACGGGACGCACAATCCGATTCACGAACTCGACGACGAAGGCGCACTCGATGAACGACTCAAGAACGACAAACGGTGGTTCATCGACAACGGCTTCGAAGGGGCGAACTACATCGTCCATCCGCACAACAGTTTCGACAAGACGAGCCTCGAGCAGGCGACCAACTACCACTACTGCGGCGGCTTCAATCAGGCCGGGAGCGTCAATACGACGAGCGTCTACGGCTTCGATCCGCTGGCGTTACCGCGGACGATCGGACATGACCTCGAGATTTCGAAACAGTGTGTCGATCTCGCCGCCCAGCACAACCAGTGTACGATCTTGAACTTCCACACGTTCGAAGCCAACAACACGATGCCTAAGGGCGACTATAAGACGTTACTCGAGCACATCGATAGCGCCGACGTCAAGGTCATCACCTTCGACGACCTCTGGAAACTACGAGCGGGCGACCACTGA
- a CDS encoding MarR family transcriptional regulator has translation MVSTPQIGVRERFASIHSTVSIDTVPASIQRYDVHAVASGPAVPQISDRSGGSLSGVQLLRVTSFWESALIAVLFLLISGLVGLRMADVLSDRDIGISSLLPVPDTGDDGDDSDHARTNNHGVYESYLSPETPPQLLSDEGKVVRLLVANHGQIRQHRITEETGWSKSKVSRICSQMHTNGTIEKQSVGRENVITLADRTPSREGESDEVDNPLP, from the coding sequence ATGGTGTCCACGCCTCAGATCGGAGTCAGAGAACGGTTCGCATCGATTCATAGCACCGTCTCGATCGACACGGTTCCGGCTTCGATACAGCGGTACGACGTCCATGCGGTCGCATCGGGACCGGCCGTTCCACAGATTAGCGACCGGTCCGGTGGATCGTTGTCTGGGGTACAACTGCTACGAGTGACGTCGTTCTGGGAATCGGCCCTGATCGCGGTTCTCTTCCTGTTAATCAGCGGACTCGTCGGTCTCCGAATGGCCGACGTGCTATCGGATCGCGATATCGGCATTTCGTCGCTCCTGCCGGTGCCGGATACGGGAGATGACGGAGATGACTCGGATCACGCACGAACTAACAACCATGGAGTGTACGAGTCGTATCTCTCACCGGAAACGCCACCACAACTCCTGAGCGACGAAGGAAAAGTAGTCCGGCTCCTTGTCGCGAATCACGGCCAGATTCGCCAGCATCGGATCACCGAAGAGACCGGGTGGTCGAAGTCGAAAGTGAGCCGGATCTGCTCGCAGATGCACACCAACGGCACGATCGAGAAGCAATCAGTCGGTCGAGAGAATGTCATCACACTGGCCGATCGAACGCCGAGCCGAGAGGGAGAGTCGGACGAAGTCGATAATCCCCTGCCGTAG
- a CDS encoding PKD domain-containing protein, producing MRRDTLSRRSILAATAGCTLISTSVASVVGDTAQNDSEGVSRDSIVIREGTDEETTVYVTTADTEGPTAVVVGGMHGNEVAGYTAAGRIADLTIDAGTLVTIPEANAVAIERGTRNDDEGNNLNRQFPEGETPETQLARELWDVISEYDPDILIDLHESTGIYAGDPMDGVGQAIFHSGGNEADDAATDATNYVTRNYVDDPALAFETGPFSKPDTDPAGLLAHKAARDLDADGFLAETLSTGVELETRVQWHTAIVERLFEDELLLDDADGSSPSEEPVDDEPAESEPEPEPEEPVDDSTDGDESPTAESPIARIETRPTSATETVLEPGQTVTLDASQSRDPDGELVDYEWCVGDDGSFDEAGETIEVTISANGDHPVALRVVDDDGATDIDRITLSANC from the coding sequence ATGAGACGCGATACACTCTCACGACGATCTATATTGGCTGCCACAGCCGGTTGTACACTTATCAGTACCAGCGTCGCCAGCGTCGTTGGCGACACGGCCCAGAACGACAGCGAGGGCGTCAGTCGGGACTCCATCGTCATTCGCGAGGGAACGGACGAAGAGACAACGGTGTACGTGACGACCGCGGACACCGAAGGTCCGACGGCCGTCGTCGTCGGCGGAATGCACGGGAACGAGGTCGCGGGCTACACGGCGGCAGGCCGGATCGCTGATTTGACGATCGACGCCGGGACGCTCGTGACGATTCCCGAGGCCAACGCTGTCGCGATCGAGCGCGGGACCAGAAACGATGATGAGGGGAACAACCTCAATCGGCAGTTCCCCGAGGGGGAGACGCCGGAAACGCAGCTCGCGCGGGAACTTTGGGACGTCATCAGCGAGTACGATCCCGACATACTGATCGATCTTCACGAGTCGACGGGTATCTACGCGGGAGATCCCATGGATGGCGTCGGGCAGGCGATATTCCACTCAGGCGGCAACGAAGCGGACGACGCCGCTACGGACGCCACCAACTACGTCACCAGAAACTACGTCGACGATCCCGCCCTCGCGTTCGAGACCGGCCCCTTCTCCAAACCTGACACCGACCCGGCCGGCCTGCTCGCTCACAAGGCCGCCCGCGATCTGGACGCCGATGGGTTCCTGGCGGAGACCCTCTCGACTGGCGTCGAACTCGAGACCCGCGTCCAGTGGCACACGGCAATCGTCGAGCGACTCTTCGAAGACGAACTCCTGCTCGACGACGCCGACGGCAGCAGTCCGTCCGAAGAACCGGTTGACGACGAGCCAGCGGAATCCGAGCCCGAGCCTGAACCCGAAGAGCCAGTCGACGACAGTACCGACGGTGACGAGAGCCCGACGGCGGAGTCACCGATTGCACGGATCGAGACCCGTCCGACGTCGGCGACGGAAACGGTTCTCGAGCCGGGTCAGACGGTCACGCTCGATGCCTCGCAGTCGCGCGATCCGGACGGCGAACTAGTGGACTACGAGTGGTGCGTCGGTGACGACGGCTCGTTCGACGAGGCTGGCGAGACGATCGAGGTGACGATCAGTGCGAACGGCGACCATCCGGTCGCGTTACGCGTCGTCGACGACGACGGAGCGACCGATATCGATCGGATCACGCTCTCGGCGAACTGCTGA
- the glmS gene encoding glutamine--fructose-6-phosphate transaminase (isomerizing): protein MCGIIARIGHGSAAETLLSGLENLEYRGYDSAGIAVQNGSGVKVHKTSGEVSDLKSSLDSDPHGNMGIGHTRWSTHGPPTDENAHPHTDTAGDVAVVHNGVIDNYDELRTELTAKGHEFESDTDTEVIPHLIDDYLATTDDTEQAVRKAVDTLKGSYAIAAIVDGEERVYAARKGSPLVLGLDEDEWYLASDVPAFLDHTDEVIYLEDGDLVVLEPDSYQITALDGTPIERSVDTVDWDPEDAGKGEYDHYMLKEINTQPTALSNTIEGRIEDGDVAFEDLPSGSFDGIESVQFVACGTSYHAAMYGGQLVREADMRAEVLRASEYESTAGPVDETTLVVAVTQSGETADTLDAVRKAANRGARTLAVTNVVGSTVAREADDAVYIRAGPEVGVAATKTYSSQAVTLALLTQRVAGDVPNATPVEDRASMLEALTDLPQHVETVLETGQAETLARDMLDSNSYFFIGHGLGHSVALEGALKFKEITYEHAEGFAAGELKHGPLALVTEETPVFAVATGGDDDDKTKTNAIEAQSRGAPIVAVGPDEQPLTDVADAHLSVPETHPVWAGLLANVQLQLLSYYAAKQLDRPIDKPRNLAKSVTVE from the coding sequence ATGTGCGGTATTATCGCCCGTATCGGCCACGGAAGCGCGGCGGAGACGCTCCTCTCGGGCCTCGAGAATCTCGAGTACCGCGGCTACGACTCGGCGGGGATCGCCGTCCAGAACGGATCGGGCGTCAAGGTCCACAAGACGTCTGGCGAAGTGTCCGACCTCAAATCGTCGCTCGATAGCGACCCGCACGGAAACATGGGGATCGGCCACACCCGCTGGAGCACGCACGGGCCACCGACCGACGAGAACGCCCATCCGCATACGGACACGGCGGGTGACGTGGCGGTCGTCCACAACGGCGTCATTGACAACTACGACGAGCTCAGGACGGAGCTCACGGCGAAGGGCCACGAGTTCGAGAGCGACACCGATACAGAGGTCATCCCGCATCTCATCGACGACTACCTGGCGACGACCGATGACACCGAACAGGCGGTCCGCAAGGCCGTCGATACGCTCAAGGGGAGTTACGCAATCGCCGCAATCGTCGACGGCGAGGAACGCGTCTACGCGGCACGAAAGGGCTCCCCACTCGTCCTCGGTCTCGACGAGGACGAGTGGTATCTCGCCAGCGACGTGCCGGCGTTCCTCGATCACACCGACGAAGTGATCTACCTCGAGGACGGCGACCTCGTCGTCCTCGAGCCTGATTCCTACCAGATCACTGCGCTTGACGGAACTCCAATCGAGCGATCTGTCGACACCGTCGACTGGGATCCGGAGGACGCAGGGAAAGGCGAGTACGACCACTACATGCTCAAAGAGATCAATACGCAGCCGACAGCCCTCTCGAACACGATTGAGGGCCGAATCGAGGACGGGGACGTCGCCTTCGAGGACCTCCCATCCGGCTCGTTCGACGGTATCGAGTCCGTCCAGTTCGTCGCCTGCGGGACGTCATATCACGCGGCAATGTACGGCGGGCAGTTAGTGCGGGAGGCAGACATGCGGGCCGAAGTCCTCCGCGCGAGCGAGTACGAATCCACGGCCGGGCCAGTCGATGAGACCACGCTCGTCGTCGCAGTTACGCAAAGCGGTGAGACCGCCGACACGCTCGATGCGGTCCGGAAAGCGGCCAATCGTGGCGCGCGGACGCTTGCCGTTACTAACGTGGTCGGCTCGACAGTTGCACGCGAAGCCGACGACGCCGTCTACATCCGCGCCGGCCCGGAGGTCGGCGTCGCGGCGACGAAGACCTACTCCTCGCAGGCAGTCACGCTCGCCCTGCTCACCCAGCGCGTCGCCGGAGACGTTCCGAATGCGACTCCCGTCGAGGACCGAGCATCGATGCTTGAGGCGCTCACGGATCTCCCACAGCACGTCGAGACCGTCCTCGAGACGGGGCAGGCGGAGACGCTCGCCCGGGACATGCTCGACAGTAATTCGTACTTCTTCATCGGTCACGGGCTCGGGCACTCGGTGGCGCTCGAAGGCGCGTTGAAGTTCAAGGAGATCACCTACGAGCACGCAGAAGGGTTCGCCGCCGGGGAACTCAAACACGGTCCGCTCGCTCTCGTGACCGAGGAGACACCCGTGTTCGCGGTCGCGACTGGCGGTGACGACGACGACAAGACGAAGACGAACGCGATCGAGGCCCAGTCTCGCGGTGCGCCGATCGTCGCCGTCGGACCGGACGAGCAGCCCCTCACCGACGTCGCCGACGCACACCTGTCGGTCCCTGAAACCCATCCCGTCTGGGCAGGCTTGCTCGCGAACGTCCAACTCCAGTTGCTCTCCTACTACGCTGCAAAGCAACTCGACCGTCCGATCGACAAACCGCGTAACCTCGCGAAGAGCGTCACGGTCGAATGA
- a CDS encoding nucleotide sugar dehydrogenase: MTTIISDTETRADDRESDQHARKSSSRGGTALEHSNAQSTRAATICVVGLGYVGLPLAVGFAQSNYRVIGYDVDDVTVGRLQEGVDTTGDLSDDAIQNGDISYTTDATEIGEADYVIIAVPTPIDDDDQPDLGYVESAATTVGSKMDPGTTVVLESTVYPGTTRETLVPALEDASGLTAGTDFFVGYSPERATPGDEEHGLEDVVKVVSAQNETVLEDVATLYEAVVDAGVHRAPSIEVAEACKVVENAQRDLNIAFVNELSMALDNMDVDGQAVLEAAGTKWNFHDYRPGLVGGHCIPVDPYFFAYRSAREGFDPELMQTSRQVNESVPDHIAELTIKALNQCHKTLRESRVLVLGLAYKPGVGDIRSSKIGNVIDELQEYDIDVEGFDPFADDDAAQESFGIEVQEQLSFEDFDAVMLATPHEEFEQLDLEAVAGKLTDDPALIDVTGTVDEDVAADAGLVYRRL; encoded by the coding sequence ATGACCACGATAATCAGCGACACGGAGACGCGAGCCGACGATCGGGAGAGCGACCAGCACGCACGAAAATCGAGTAGCCGTGGCGGGACTGCCCTCGAGCACTCGAACGCGCAGTCGACGCGTGCGGCGACGATCTGTGTCGTCGGACTGGGATACGTCGGTCTCCCGCTCGCAGTCGGGTTCGCCCAGTCGAACTACCGCGTTATCGGATACGATGTCGACGACGTGACAGTAGGTCGACTCCAAGAGGGTGTCGACACGACCGGCGACCTCTCCGACGACGCGATCCAGAACGGTGACATCTCATATACGACCGACGCGACCGAGATCGGTGAGGCCGACTACGTCATCATCGCCGTTCCCACACCGATCGACGACGACGATCAGCCGGATCTCGGCTACGTCGAGAGCGCGGCGACCACCGTCGGTTCGAAGATGGATCCCGGAACGACGGTCGTCCTTGAGTCAACGGTCTACCCGGGCACGACGCGCGAGACACTCGTTCCGGCGCTCGAAGACGCGTCCGGACTGACTGCGGGCACGGACTTCTTCGTCGGCTACTCTCCGGAACGCGCCACGCCGGGCGACGAGGAACACGGCCTCGAGGACGTCGTCAAAGTCGTCAGCGCACAGAACGAGACGGTCCTTGAGGACGTGGCGACGCTGTACGAGGCGGTCGTCGACGCAGGCGTCCATCGTGCTCCGTCGATCGAGGTCGCTGAAGCCTGCAAGGTCGTCGAGAACGCCCAGCGGGACCTCAACATCGCGTTCGTCAACGAGCTCTCGATGGCACTCGACAATATGGATGTCGACGGACAAGCCGTCCTCGAGGCCGCAGGAACGAAGTGGAACTTCCATGACTACCGGCCAGGGCTGGTCGGCGGCCACTGTATTCCGGTCGATCCGTACTTCTTCGCGTACCGATCGGCCCGGGAAGGGTTCGACCCCGAGCTCATGCAAACGAGCCGGCAGGTCAACGAGTCGGTGCCCGACCACATCGCAGAGCTGACGATCAAGGCGCTCAACCAGTGTCACAAGACGCTCCGCGAGAGTCGCGTTCTAGTGTTGGGGCTGGCGTATAAACCGGGCGTCGGGGACATTCGAAGTTCAAAGATCGGCAACGTCATCGACGAACTCCAGGAGTACGACATCGATGTCGAGGGGTTCGACCCATTCGCGGACGATGATGCAGCCCAGGAATCGTTCGGTATCGAAGTCCAGGAGCAACTCTCGTTCGAGGACTTCGACGCCGTCATGCTCGCGACGCCCCACGAGGAGTTCGAACAACTGGACCTCGAGGCGGTGGCGGGCAAACTCACCGACGATCCCGCACTGATCGACGTGACCGGCACGGTCGACGAAGACGTCGCCGCCGACGCGGGACTCGTCTATCGGAGGTTGTGA